Proteins from a single region of Neomonachus schauinslandi chromosome 10, ASM220157v2, whole genome shotgun sequence:
- the LOC110587454 gene encoding protein CEBPZOS-like, producing the protein MARTMEPVAKKIFKGVLVVELLGVFGAYFLFSKMNTSQDFRQTMSKKFPFILEIYYKSIEQSGMYGVREQDLSYVR; encoded by the coding sequence ATGGCCCGCACTATGGAACCAGTGGCAAAGAAGATCTTTAAAGGAGTTTTAGTAGTTGAACTCTTGGGTGTTTTTGGAGCATATTTTTTGTTTAGTAAGATGAACACAAGCCAAGATTTCAGGCAAACAATGAGCAAGAAATTTCCCTTCATCTTGGAAATTTATTACAAATCCATTGAACAGTCTGGAATGTATGGAGTCAGAGAGCAAGATCTAAGCTATGTGAGATAG